From a region of the Candidatus Omnitrophota bacterium genome:
- a CDS encoding oligosaccharide flippase family protein, whose protein sequence is MKTSKLNWQRILPILFSALSAVISLLTTFFVAKILKPEAYGEVQGFVGVIQVLSIITALGLPDFLTKSAQYAENKKAFFSKYFLLVCCWSVIVFPAFFAIAYFFMN, encoded by the coding sequence ATGAAAACAAGTAAACTAAATTGGCAAAGAATACTACCGATTCTATTTTCAGCCCTATCAGCTGTGATATCGTTATTGACAACATTTTTTGTAGCGAAAATATTAAAGCCCGAAGCGTATGGTGAAGTGCAAGGATTTGTCGGAGTCATTCAAGTACTTAGTATTATTACTGCTTTAGGTTTGCCTGATTTCCTTACTAAGAGTGCTCAATATGCTGAAAATAAGAAAGCTTTCTTTTCCAAATACTTCTTATTAGTTTGCTGTTGGAGTGTTATTGTTTTTCCTGCATTTTTCGCTATAGCATATTTCTTCATGAAT
- a CDS encoding LicD family protein: MDQSNYKKITLPEIQEIMIARLKEVVDFLDKNNIDYFATYGTALGAYRHKGFIPWDDDIDLGMTRENYNRFLKIAKQLENDHFIILGYHFSKHIEHGLTKIGIKGTYCPQRCLKKNYDTHFHIDIFPYDSVPSDSNKAKKIARKTKSIKNKLYFKTRKNSSTKLKSLILCLYQAILSPLSTRSLAKKLDNLAQKYNEIEPSSKYVVDVMAAYPYEKQAVSRDYVTSTVLADFATIKIRVPNNCNKFLEGIYGPTFMTPSGMRFDQDTYYALVKKDFVV; encoded by the coding sequence ATGGACCAAAGTAATTATAAAAAAATAACCCTACCAGAAATTCAAGAAATTATGATTGCTAGGCTTAAAGAAGTAGTCGACTTTTTGGATAAGAATAATATCGATTATTTTGCGACATATGGTACTGCTTTAGGCGCTTATCGCCACAAAGGTTTTATTCCGTGGGATGATGACATTGATTTAGGAATGACAAGGGAAAATTATAATCGTTTTCTTAAAATTGCTAAGCAGTTGGAAAACGATCATTTTATTATACTTGGTTACCATTTTTCGAAACACATTGAGCACGGATTAACAAAAATTGGCATTAAGGGAACATATTGTCCTCAAAGATGCCTAAAAAAGAATTACGATACTCATTTTCATATTGACATCTTTCCTTATGATTCAGTTCCAAGTGACTCTAACAAAGCAAAGAAAATTGCTCGCAAGACCAAAAGCATAAAAAACAAACTTTATTTTAAGACAAGAAAAAATTCTTCAACAAAGTTGAAAAGTCTTATTTTGTGCTTGTATCAGGCTATCCTATCGCCTCTTTCGACACGCAGTCTTGCAAAAAAACTCGATAATCTAGCACAAAAATATAATGAAATCGAACCATCTTCAAAATATGTTGTTGATGTTATGGCAGCTTACCCATATGAAAAACAAGCTGTTTCAAGAGATTATGTGACTAGCACCGTATTAGCCGATTTTGCTACGATAAAAATTAGAGTCCCCAACAATTGTAATAAATTCCTTGAGGGAATTTACGGTCCTACTTTTATGACCCCTTCTGGAATGCGATTTGATCAGGACACATACTACGCATTAGTAAAAAAAGATTTTGTTGTATAG